GGGGGGTGTTGTGACAAAAATAGGTTGAATAATAAAACCGagttttttcaaacaaagaacGAAATCTACTCGGACTTTCCTTTAGTCCTCTAGACCTCTAGACCGACTTAAGAGTGCTACGAGGACGAAAACGAGTCAACTCCAGCTTGACGCagtatttttcatagtgcatcaaaaaatcctgtacacttctcattttaaagatgtgtgtgtgtagtatCATACacattattcgattttgacatttggccttcatttgtggaaatggcgtcgaaacaagaggagcatcgaGGAGCAGGAAAATCCGAATTATTCACACGCCAAGTTGGCGAAATTGTTGATCGTGGGCAAACCAAGGCTctccaatgtattaaaagtgttCGGaaaacgtttgacgacagtcagaaagactggatcaggtggaaaTCGGAACCAGGAGTccacgaaaacgacgaaaacaATGATCGGatgtttcaagcggaatcccaaactctccgtccgagatgtcgcaagcaagctggaagtatcaAGGTAGACTTTGAACAGCTTCCAGGACTCGTTTACTATACGTCAACTAAAAGAGGAAAGGTAGGAGAGATTTtcaagaacataaagctgtcgaaattcgcaaagaagTATGGAAGAGGCTATCCGTATtaaagaaagcgaccaagaaaacggtgcaagagttaATGAAAGGAGTAAAATGAAAGGTCCGGCGCATTCGCATTCCTGCCTGAACGGAGGACtgaatgataattttttacatattctgtataaaatgagctttcaacaaaaatattacttgattattttataaaatgtttgactgatgaacacatttttttgcttgACTCGTTTTCGTCCGCAACACTCTCTAGAGGAACCGACTATTGAAACATTCACGTCTCAGTTTTCGCAACGCCCTCTGATCGGATCCCTCTTGCCAGTGCTGGAAACAATGGAAACTTACGTACCAAAGCGCAGCCAAgtcagccagcagcagcgtttcgTTCCAGTAATCCAGATCGGGCGCACTTCTTCCGGTATACccagcggcggccgctgaCTTTGGTATAGCGCGTCTCGCACGCGAACTTAGCTAGATCGCTAGATTACTCTCatacaaaattaaataattgaagaaaaagagcgagagagagagagagagaccgagagaaagagttgAAGAATTCCCCCGTTATCCTTTATCCCTGTTTGCTGTTGTGGCcgcacggtgccacggtgcagTTCCCCCCCCCTTGATGAATGGAGCACAATCTGAATATTATTGATCGTGGCCGGGGATTGGTTGggaggggggggagggggggggggtgtcTGTGACCTGGTAGTGTTTTGCGTTCCCGGGCCTCTAGAACAAAGCcgtcctcgctcgctcgctggtggCCGCTGGCGACGCGACGCGCAAACACAGCTGACCAGCCCGGACTGCCCGGACTGCCTGGACTGGACCTGTCCTGTTTGGACCCGTTTCCCGGTTGTGGACCTTGGTTGGCAGGATGGCGAAGTAGGCGAAGTAGGCGAAGCAGAagatgaagaaaagaaaaccgggAAATAAAATGTCTTTCGCTGCCCGAAAGAGGCCCCCGCGGGCTAGCGCGTCTGAAATAATGAGAATGCATTACAcgcgggactgctgctggtggggcGGGGAGGGGCGGGAGGCCGGCGGGATCGTGGACcgcataattaattttcattccgCCATTTCTTGAAGCCAATTATAGCGCGGATTATTGCGCGGAACGACGACGCAGCCGCGCAGCGGTCCGGCAATCTTGCCCCCGGGCGTCCCGTCCTCGCCCATTCAAATAGTCTCATCACGGTGACCTCATGCATTGTAATGAGTGTATGTTGTGGGGGAgggtggcgtcggtggtgggGGCGAGCGCATCGCAAACTGCAAACCGCGGCCCGCGTCGTCGCCGCTTATCTCCCGAgagcgaagcgagcgaaatgTATCTTATTATCTGGCGCTCGGGCTTTTATTTCATTAGCCCGACGTTAATCGGATGCGTTGGACCCTTCCAAGGGGGCGGAACGGGGGCGGGGTCAGTGTCAAGAGCACGGGGACCAACCTGACTCAGCCTGGAACCCGGCCGGTGCAATTGGGGAACCAAACGggcttgttttggttttggaactTTGCATGGAACTTTGCGTTGATGTCAATAGTACTGTTGGCTCAAAGGATCAATCAAAGGGAGGTGGCTCAAACAAACTTCCCTATACAGGTCCATCGCTACAGCTCCTTCCAGCACTCCTTCAGTCTACATTCGCGGGAATCTCGCGGAAAGTATGACTTGAAAACCAAGAATGGCCACTTCAAAACCGACTGACTTTTGTGACGCACAGCACTCAGGTAGGTTCATTTGTTGACAGTTCTCCTATTCATCGCCGTTTTCGTGCGTCGTAGAGAAAACACGGACTCAGGTaaccaaaccaacacacacaaaccccgGTCGGTGGACGGTTTTTGGTCCCAGTTGTGTCATttctgtaaaaacaaaacagtgccCCGTGTGGAGTGGTGGTTGGCTGGTTCCCTGGCATCCCAGAGATACGCTCGCGACGCTACGTCCTCGTCCGTTCATCACGCAATTCGCAAGATTCTTCCCGGATTTTCGCGTAGccacgcttccggtgccggagtgCGCTCGagcgccgccggcgccggaaATGAGAACTTTGGCTCCAAGATTAATTTTCGGTTATAAATTTTCGGCCGTTCCCGAGAGCTGCCCGCGGgggaacgagagagagagagaggggggaaACGCGCGCCATGGGACGATGAAATTTTAAAGtttgcctggcctggcctggccgccgccgccttgtTCATTGTTGGTTTCAGCCCCCTGCTGGAGGAGGATGGATGGGGGGATGGAGACCTGGGTAGTGACAGTTCTCCAACTCCAGCCGGAGCCCGACAAACCCCGGGATGGTTTGGTCCAATAAGGCTTGAAGCAGTTCCTTGAAGCAGCCGGTTGCGTCTACGAGCTCCTGGGGAAAGTCTTCCTGCCCTGACCCGCCAGGACATCCCACCAGGCCAGGGGCGGCGGCGCCACGCACCACGACTTATTGTCCGACGTGTGGTATTCTCAGGGTTTTTGGTTGCGCGGTTCCTTCGGGGCCTTTTTGGCGTACAAATTAATAGTTACGTCTGGCTAAATTTAGTCATTtgttgtccggtccggtccgggtggcTCCGGGGTTTTTCCACCGTGCACAAGCACGCAGACCCGCCCCGATATACCCCCCGTCCCCCCACCCCGGGTTACCGCAGCACCGAGCGAGCTGGGGCAGCGGATCGGGCGGATGCATTTAGGTTTTGCGATCCCGTTCGGATGATTTATGCGTTTGACCTCGCCAGGCTTCACTCCCAAACCACgacatcgcacacacacagacacagaagTGCACACGGAAACGCTAAGCGGGCCGCCATTTATCAACCAGGTCCGACgcccgagccagccagccaatgGTCCAGCCATTATATTAGGTGTTTGAACTAATTCAGACCGTTTTTGTTCAACATTTGTGAGCTAACAACAATACGTATGACTACTGTAATGATAGTATTGTCCGCCGTTAGCTACTACtgtctgccatcttttaggtagttcctcgattccgtgtctcgatagaactcctcacCTTTATCAGTGATCCACTCAGAGAGATCAGAGGTTTTAAACGTTTGTGTGAAGTagggtcgagcgttgtcattttgaaaaaaacatgcttatcatgtcttttatcccattctcgtcagatgcattatttgtttttgatggGATTGTGCCcttcaataaatttattaccttctgaaagctcatagtgcaccacacctttaGTATCCCACCATATGAACGGCATAACCGctgcgcaatgaatatttcgcttttaTTGCGATGGACTTAGTTTGCGCATTACggatcttcggaatccaaacactctAGCGGGAACTTACGGTCGTAAGCAGTTCTTCAACATCACCTTAGTTTAGTAGTTTCCCACGCTTGGTTTGTTCTGCgtttcgaaagaaagaaacataacttgGACCCTCCCTATACCTCGCCAGGCAAGCGCCAGGCGGTCGGACTTGTGGATGTGGAACCGCGAGAGCACCGGAATGTGCTGGCCGTGcccggcaacaacaactgctAAGCGTGGGGCtgagaaaacaacaacactgtCCGGTTATCCGGTTTGCTGTGGTCCACGGCTGGGTTGACAACAGGTGTCCGCAGCGTCCGGAAGGGCTCAACAGGGTGAGCTCATCTGCCGTTATCTGGCCGACCGCGTTGCCGACCGCGTCCAGGGCttggccccgggccgggatttATTGCCCCCTGggccggcccagcccagccaccTGGCAACCCGAaactgttgttgttattgtttaccgtccgccacacgcgacgacgacgacgacgatggcgacgctGGACGCGGGTACGGTCTGTATAAAAGCTACCGATCACCTTTCGGTTACAGGTCACTAAGTGTTTCGCAGTCCAGCCCGACACCACGCAACCAAAGCTACGAAGCTTTCGAACACCAAACCCCGTCGCACTCGCCGGCGCTCCCAGCGCTCACTTCCGATCCCGAGACAACCCAGAAAAGTCCCACAAAACAACGCACCGCACGATGAACAAGCTGCTCGTCGCaagcgtggtggtggtggggctgatggtggccacccttCAGCCGGCGTCCGGCTCGCTGTACGGACCGTTCGGTCCGTTCGCCGGTGCCCAGTTCGGTCCGCCCGGATTGGGAGCATTCGGGCCGGGCGCCGCCGGACTGCCGCTGtacccgtcgtcggcggtcggtcgccCCGGAGCCCCCGTCTACCAACCGTTCCTGCCCGTAGCGTCCCCGCTGCTGAGCCGCTCACTGGCCCCGGCTGCACCGCTGCCCGtgttgccggccgccgccaccggtaaTCTGCGTGCCGTCGTGTCCGGATCCGACGTCCTCGAgcggctggccgtggccgacctGCCGGAGGACCTGCAGCAGCGGGCCCAGGAGCTGCAGCTTGCGAGCGAGCAGGGCTTCGATGCGTGCGAGGAACTCCTGGCGACCCCCGGCGCCTACTGGCAGTACAAGCGCTGCCAGGCATTCCAACTCCGCAACGCCCTGACCGCCGCGAAGGCCCTCGAGCAGGAAGCTACCGCGcgtgccgccgctgctgctgctgcggctgccgctgccgatgctgccgccgccgctagtaCTGAACCTGCCGCTACCCAGCCCGAAGTCTTGGTCTAGGAGCCGGTCCCACGGGAGCCGGTTTGCCCCCCCGCAGTTTCGTTTTGATTCTGTGCAGTTCAGTtctgtgtgtgagagagagacagagtaaGAAAGAGGAATATTggatcgaataaaaaccgaaggTCGAAGTTGAGAGCACACAGCCGGTACGCCGGTGCcatcaaacgaacgaaattCGAACGCGTGTACTAAAACTGTACTAAACGGGAGCACCGAACTCAGGAGGGGGGAAGGGGGCGCTCGTGTGACGGGCCCGGGGCACTCGGGCCTCGTGTTGGGTAGTGAAAACTACGCAACTCAATAGAACCCAcactttcgagcagtttcgagcagtttcgagcagttttttctttcccaatCAGTGGTGGAAGAGGGCACTCGTGTTCGGTAAAAGCTACGCAACTTAAGCGAAGCACACTGTCGAGTACTTTCTAGtactttcgagcagtttcgagcagttttcctATTTCAAGCGAACGAGCTGGGCGCCAATGTGTGGTTCGTTCGTAGCGCACCATCTCGGCCACTGTCAGCCGACGGAACCGCAAGCTGCTCGACTGCACCgaagcaacggaacggaacggagtgtcCGCGGCCTCGCTAATCGATCAGTTGACGCGTCCTTGAGCTTCAAACAGTTCAAACCATTTGCTTCCTTCTCCCCGTTGGTTGCGTTGGTCGGTTTCggaacgctgctgctgcagtgggGACGACGCCAGCTGCATCGCTACACCCCCTGCGCTGCGCCTACACCGGTATTCCACCGGCAGCATAAAGAGCATAAATTTTGGCCTTTATCTGCGTCGTCCCCGATTGACGGGTGAGGCTGCTGAgagcataaatttaattaaggGTGATAGTAGTGGCATCATCAAAGTGCAGCCCCAGCCAGCAGCCCACGTAGcccccgctcgctcgctcgctctcgctttctctctttctttcgtgtGCGCTCGCTTCGCAGTTCGGTAGTCGTCTTGTTGGCGTGTTGGACAGGACAGAAAATGGCTCGTCTCGGGATTGACCGGGTGCCACCGGGAGGCTTGGGGAtggcgaagcagcagcagacagaAGCATTCGCTCGCCAACGGCCACGGATCGggcggatcgatcgacggAGGCGGACTGCTAGCAAGCAAGACAGAGTTGTCTGGCGAGGTGCGACTGATGGATGAGAGTGTGTGGGGGCGGGTGGAGGGGTTTTGGGCGTTTCGTGATGGTGACGACTAGGGGAAGAATTTTGAACCCATGGTCGAAAGTGGCCCGTGGTGCGAAAGACGAAGAAGAGCGAGTGAATGATAGAGCACGACaagattgtttttaattaaaccagCACGATTGAAACTAGTGGATTAAATTGGTTTTAAAGTCTCCGCTCGGTTGGGGCTGGCGGAGGAGGGGGGCGGGACTTGCTCCCTAATCGCTGCCGCAAACCCGCCCTCGCAAAACCGGCGCCCGGCAGGGGGCGGGCCGCCATTTGGAACCACGGAAATCAAAGcaggacccgacccgacggcgAAAGGCTTTTCCGTGCGCCCGGCTTGGGTTGGTCCAAAAGTTACATCACACAAAGCGTTCCTTTCAGAGGTCGTTTTATTCGATTAACCGGAAAGAAGTCGCAGCGGGGCCGAAATTGAATGCATTCCTTGGTTGTTGGATGGTGTTCGTGTTGGTAAAAAAACTCCACGAGTTGCCTTTGACGGATTGTTGGCCTGGACGGCGGAGTTGGGCGGCGGTCATTCCGGGCACTTTTCGATCAAGGTTTCGGATATGAGTGCCGTCTTTCGAGCTTGGTGCTTTGAGTCGACGAGACCCGTAAACAAGGTGCGACGGGGGACGGTTTGTtttcaccgttcggttcgtgACAGCCGAGACAGGATATTCGTACGTTCGGGCTCATCAACCATCAGCCGGTCCGGACGGAGCGGACCTTGGCCAATGAGGACGCACCTCGGCACCAGTAATTAATTGGACAAATTAATTCGACTTGTGACAGCAGAGCACGCGGGACGCGGGATGTTGGTTGAGCGAGGCGCGACGGTAACGGTAACGGCGCGGCGGACGGACCCTAACGAGGGTGACGCTAGCGCAATTAATTACGTCTCCAATcggcgtttgtgtgtgtgtgtgtgtgtgtgtgcaacatCCTTGGATAATGGCTTGGCGCTTGACCCAGTACGCAACAGCGCGCCAAGGACGGCCGGACCGGGCAACACTATTTGCTTCTGTGCGAGCAAAGAAACTGCTCCATTGAGTGGcgctccgaaaaaaaaaaacctagaAACTTTACAGTACACCCAATAGTTTACCGTTTTTGGGACATTCTGTTCCCGGAAAAGATGGGCGAATGTAAATGTGCGAGGTGAGTGTGAGGTCGGTTgtgccggggccgccgggcgcTGGGAAGTTTGGCAAAGTTGCGCCAGGAAACTACGCCCCGGGCCGACTTTAGCTccacaaaacggaaaaaggaaacaaataaaaaacaaaaatcggaaaaaaacggcgcaAAAGATGAAGAAGTAAAACtccgaagaaaggaaaaggttGAGTGGGGGGGAGAGGGAGAGGTGGGGGGAGACTCAAACGCAAGCGTGTTACAATAATCCGGTTGCTCGGAATCCTGGAACTCTCTTGGAGGGTGGGTAaaaaaagttgacggaaaccAAAACTTCGCCAACTTTCGGCCAATCGGCCAATTGGGTTGCCCCTCCCCTCCCCCGGCACCAAACGCCGTCTCGCCGACAGTTCCGCTGTCAGCTCGTCcggctgccagccagccagccagccagcaagtcATCGTTAGCGCAATTAAAGTCGCCAGTTGATGGCTTGATTTAATTATCGTTTACCATCACCAGCGCCACTGAGCTCCAGGCCAGGCCGAGCGAGAGTTACTTATCAGCAGACTTGATCCATCCTGGTGGTGTTTGAGCCAGGGCGCGGTTACGTTGGTTGGCGAGAGCGGTACCTCGGTTTTCGCGGTGATGGTCTGTTGGTCTCGGACCAACACAGCTCGGGTCCAGATTTCGGCTCAATACCGGGCTTCAATTCTTCACCTCCAATATAAGCCCAACTAGGCGATTACATGCGaactggctgacaatttggCAGCCGGCACTagtcaatacaaatcagactgaataaaaatctcaaaatgaaaagacgaaagaattcttcgcctttttgagtaaactaattagtcatcccatttcgacttcctcctaggaaacggaaaatgctgctcagccaatagccgtgtcccatcgatgaaaatgaatgatattcgaaAGTCTGGCTAAGTCTGGTGAATAGAGCAGGGcgatagcagctcccatcctCAAGTGATTTGAGAGTATCCTGAGTACCAGTTTTGCTTTCTCAagtcatggaggcgccaggttcAGAGGGGTCATTaagcacctggcgcctccatgactGATTATAGTAGACACGGCAtgctggtcgtttttcgatcgctttcgatgaaattttcattttaagCATTTTGAAACCTTAGACTTATCAAATAGCTGTAATTCCAATGTGTGAATATCTCTATACTCTTAATTGCTGGCGCAACTAGCCGCCAAGTCCAAGTGTTTGCTCTGATGCTCTGTGTACTAAATCGACGCCGGCATCACGCTGACGTACCtagctggctggttggccacCATTCCACCCAGGGGTTGCGCTGAAGGTTCCATGCCCGAGGTCCGAGAAGTAGACGAATGGAAGAGGCTCATGAAAACTACCCCCTGGCCTACCCGCCTACCCCGCGCGCCTGCTCGGTGTCATCGCAATAAATCTCtattaaacattaaatttatgttgccTCTTGAGCATAATCGATAGCCTTCGGTGGCCGGAGTGCGGACACGCTGGCCAGAGTGTCCGGAGTCGCACAGTCGTTGGCCCCGTTGTTGTCCGCGCGTAGTCCGCGCGCCCATTCTACCATAATTATTGCCCATAAACTCAActacacaacaaaacaaatcaccgATCTCCCACTCCTGGACTCTACCCACTCACGGTGATCACGGTGACAGTGCGTGGCTCCCGGTTGCTCTTTTTAGTGTCAGCACCACACCACTGGCAGGCAGTCGGTGCCATTAATTGTCGGCATGATTGCCTCGGATTATGGGCTCGCGAAGGTGCTCGGCCGGTCAGCAGATTGATAGCCCTTCGGGTCGGGTCCAGTCCTCGTCCTGGCACCACATCCTCGATAGATCGAATGCAAAGGGTTcacgctgacgctgacggCGCCAATCCACGTGACGGTACGCCGTCCGACGCTGATCGGGGCACCCATTCATCTGCGGATCGCCGGATGGCCGGCTGGGATCCAAATAACTGGGGCTGCCtgtcggtgggtcggtgggtTAAGCGGCACGTCTGCCCGACACAGCGGGACGCCACAGGCACAGAAGCGAACCCCAGAAACTATtggaacagcaacaacagcagcagcagcagacggcagagaacgaaacaaaagcgGAGCGCGCCCAGACGTGGAGGGCTGTCATCATCGGGTCAAAGGATCCAAAAAAAGAAGgactgtgcgtgtgtgtgtgtgtgtgtgcggtgaggATTTGTTGGGTTGGGATGGCTGTCAAATCGGtctaagtgtgtgtgtgttgccggGGGTGGTTCGTTTTGGGTGGGGGGAAAAGCATTCCACAGTCCTTtttggcagccgccgccactggaCGCGTCTGGAGCCGCGTCGTCCAAGAAGCGAACAGCGGGGGGTGGTGAGTTGGTCGCGAAGGGTTGCTACTAAGTTTCGTCAGGATCGAGCCAAGGCGGGTGGGAAGAGGGGCCGTGACGGTTAGTGCCTATAATTAATTAGTTCCCGTCGCGCTCCAAACCAAGACACGCTCCAAGGCCGTCCAGATTCTGCGTTACTTTACTGCGCGTTtcgccggcgacgatg
This window of the Anopheles cruzii chromosome X, idAnoCruzAS_RS32_06, whole genome shotgun sequence genome carries:
- the LOC128267142 gene encoding uncharacterized protein LOC128267142, giving the protein MNKLLVASVVVVGLMVATLQPASGSLYGPFGPFAGAQFGPPGLGAFGPGAAGLPLYPSSAVGRPGAPVYQPFLPVASPLLSRSLAPAAPLPVLPAAATGNLRAVVSGSDVLERLAVADLPEDLQQRAQELQLASEQGFDACEELLATPGAYWQYKRCQAFQLRNALTAAKALEQEATARAAAAAAAAAAADAAAAASTEPAATQPEVLV